A single window of Eucalyptus grandis isolate ANBG69807.140 chromosome 1, ASM1654582v1, whole genome shotgun sequence DNA harbors:
- the LOC104432800 gene encoding LOW QUALITY PROTEIN: acid phosphatase 1 (The sequence of the model RefSeq protein was modified relative to this genomic sequence to represent the inferred CDS: inserted 1 base in 1 codon), giving the protein MKDQTHMIRAMAHRVQELLVQVVLAIFHKATFGKPSCQFQLRASNVPAEAEGGNGFWLSWRLAVEANNMSAWRTVPPQCQRHVESYMTGGXYEQDLKLIVDQVTAYANGITVSNDGMDAWILDIDDTIISNMLYYKGKRYGCDPFDAAGFKAWAARGECPAIPAVLGLFKKLVDDGFKVILLTGRDPETLGPATFNNLRNQGFHGYERLIMKTQAYKGQRAITYKSDIRRQLVEEGYRIWGNVGDQWSDLQGQFVGKRTFKIPNPMYFVR; this is encoded by the exons ATGAAG GATCAAACTCACATGATAAGAGCCATGGCGCATCGGGTACAGGAGCTACTAGTCCAAGTGGTCTTGGCCATCTTTCATAAAGCAACATTCGGCAAGCCGAGCTGCCAATTCCAATTGAGGGCGAGCAACGTGCCAGCAGAGGCAGAAGGTGGCAATGGTTTCTGGTTGAGCTGGAGGCTTGCAGTGGAGGCGAACAACATGAGCGCATGGCGCACAGTCCCACCCCAGTGCCAGCGGCATGTCGAGTCCTACATGACCGGGG AGTATGAGCAGGACCTCAAACTGATCGTCGACCAGGTCACAGCTTATGCCAATGGAATTACTGTGTCCAACGACGGCATGGACGCTTGGATCTTGGACATTGATGACACAATCATTTCCAATATGCTTTACTACAAGGGAAAGAGATATGG ATGTGACCCGTTCGATGCGGCGGGGTTTAAGGCGTGGGCGGCACGAGGAGAGTGCCCAGCGATACCGGCGGTGCTGGGGCTGTTCAAGAAGCTGGTAGATGATGGATTCAAGGTCATCTTGCTCACGGGCAGAGACCCAGAGACGCTTGGACCTGCCACTTTTAACAATTTGCGTAATCAGGGATTTCATGGCTATGAACGGCTGATTATGAA GACACAGGCTTATAAAGGGCAAAGGGCGATAACATATAAATCAGACATAAGGAGGCAATTGGTGGAAGAAGGGTACAGAATCTGGGGGAACGTTGGGGATCAATGGAGTGATCTTCAGGGTCAATTCGTGGGCAAGCGAACTTTTAAGATTCCTAATCCCATGTACTTCGTTCGTTga
- the LOC104432835 gene encoding V-type proton ATPase subunit E2, producing the protein MNDGDVSKQIQQMIRFIRQEAEEKANEISISAEEEFNIEKMQLVEAEKKKLRQEYERKAKQVDVKKKIEYSTQLNASRIKFLQAQDDVVNSMKESASKELLRVSSNNKAYKKLLKDLIIQCLLRLQEPAVLLRCRAVDQKLVQSVLDEAKRAYAEKAGVTPPAITLDNREFLPPPPKGADSHELSCSGGVVAASQDGKIVFENTLDARLDVIFRQKLPEIRKRLLRNMQT; encoded by the exons ATGAATGATGGAGATGTGTCGAAGCAGATTCAGCAGATGATCAGATTCATCCGCcaggaagcagaggagaaagccAATGAGATCTCCATCTCCGCCGAGGAG GAATTCAATATAGAGAAAATGCAGCTGGTTGAAGccgagaagaagaagttgcGCCAAGAGTACGAACGGAAGGCAAAGCAAGTCGAcgtcaaaaagaaaat AGAGTACTCGACGCAACTGAACGCGTCTCGCATAAAGTTCCTTCAAGCGCAGGACGACGTTGTGAACTCCATGAAAGAATCCGCCAGCAAAGAGCTCCTGCGCGTGTCGAGCAATAACAAGGCCTACAAGAAGCTTCTCAAAGACTTAATTATCCAG TGCTTACTGCGTCTTCAAGAGCCGGCCGTGTTGCTCAGGTGCAGAGCGGTCGACCAGAAGCTGGTTCAATCGGTCTTGGACGAGGCTAAAAGAGCGTATGCCGAGAAAGCTGGAGTCACGCCTCCGGCCATCACACTTGACAACCGGGAGTTTCTCCCGCCGCCTCCCAAGGGCGCGGATTCTCACGAGCTTTCTTG CTCGGGCGGAGTGGTTGCAGCTTCACAAGATGGCAAGATAGTCTTCGAGAACACTCTTGATGCCCGTCTGGATGTAATTTTCAGACAGAAACTCCCTGAG ATCCGAAAGCGTCTTCTCAGGAATATGCAGACATGA